One Lysobacter silvisoli DNA window includes the following coding sequences:
- a CDS encoding GGDEF domain-containing protein — MKPVWIAACWLLLCLPCLPAWADGIVRVERLAQPQPLTSPERLRDLPDSAFTAEPDARQLRSARDGRGAWRLRPESSEESRVLLVYHPFSAQVTVAAPPDYLPRTATIFDADPSPAHSRRALAFPLTAAGPVYVSVQGARYPLQVAVRTSADYAVEDHAHVRVLWLSMGVLIAVSLVVLLFWTQLRERVYLLFSASMLLQLLYVLCAYGDAYTLPALAWLGRFGVAGIWFVATSSTIVTVLFLIEFADLRPRAPWLTRALLVVGAWLPLLMLALLVSPWPANKAWFPPLGNGLLMLANLLAVIALFLVWLRGGRHAGFVLIAWVPLVTVSTARAMQLSAGVPLTPLLEYGLPMMQAFAAVVLVLGLADRMLTFRRERDVAQLHAEHDALTGVLNRAGIINRLDRAVADARRKRQPLSVLFLDLDHFKAINDRYGHPVGDACLCAVTESIHSETMPAYQLGRIGGEEFLLLLPGIGRLAARDTAEQIRRKVERRCGEVKGMPVALTLSIGVVESGPDDSAASLIQRADAAMYTAKHEGRNRVVLLDTQLTPTALG, encoded by the coding sequence ATGAAACCAGTCTGGATCGCGGCGTGCTGGCTGTTGCTGTGTCTCCCCTGCCTGCCGGCGTGGGCCGACGGCATCGTGCGCGTGGAGCGCCTGGCCCAGCCCCAGCCGCTGACCTCGCCCGAACGACTGCGCGACCTGCCCGACAGCGCGTTCACCGCCGAACCCGACGCCCGCCAGCTGCGCAGCGCCCGCGACGGCCGCGGCGCCTGGCGCCTGCGCCCGGAGTCCTCCGAAGAGTCGCGCGTGCTGCTGGTCTACCACCCCTTCAGCGCCCAGGTGACCGTGGCCGCGCCGCCGGACTACCTGCCGCGCACCGCCACCATCTTCGACGCCGACCCCAGCCCCGCCCATTCGCGCCGCGCGCTGGCCTTCCCGCTGACCGCCGCCGGGCCCGTCTACGTGAGCGTGCAAGGCGCGCGCTACCCGCTGCAGGTGGCCGTGCGCACCAGCGCCGACTACGCCGTGGAAGACCACGCCCACGTACGCGTGCTGTGGCTGAGCATGGGCGTGCTGATCGCCGTGTCGCTGGTGGTGCTGCTGTTCTGGACCCAGCTGCGCGAGCGCGTCTACCTGCTGTTCTCCGCCAGCATGCTGCTGCAACTGCTGTACGTGCTGTGCGCCTACGGCGACGCCTACACCCTGCCGGCGCTGGCCTGGCTGGGCCGCTTCGGCGTGGCCGGCATCTGGTTCGTGGCCACGTCCTCCACCATCGTCACCGTGCTGTTCCTGATCGAATTCGCCGACCTGCGCCCGCGCGCGCCCTGGCTCACCCGCGCGCTGCTGGTCGTCGGCGCCTGGCTGCCGTTGCTCATGCTGGCGTTGCTGGTATCGCCCTGGCCCGCGAACAAGGCCTGGTTCCCGCCGCTGGGCAACGGCCTGCTCATGCTGGCCAACCTGCTGGCGGTGATCGCCCTGTTCCTGGTCTGGCTGCGCGGCGGCCGCCACGCCGGCTTCGTGCTGATCGCCTGGGTGCCGCTGGTCACCGTGTCCACCGCGCGCGCCATGCAGCTCAGCGCCGGCGTGCCGCTCACCCCGTTGCTGGAATACGGCCTGCCGATGATGCAGGCCTTCGCCGCCGTGGTGCTGGTGCTGGGCCTGGCCGACCGCATGCTCACCTTCCGCCGCGAACGCGACGTGGCCCAGCTGCACGCCGAACACGACGCCCTCACCGGCGTGCTCAACCGCGCCGGCATCATCAACCGCCTGGACCGCGCCGTGGCCGACGCGCGCCGCAAGCGCCAGCCCCTGTCCGTGCTGTTCCTGGACCTGGACCACTTCAAGGCCATCAACGACCGCTACGGCCACCCCGTGGGCGACGCCTGCCTGTGCGCCGTCACCGAAAGCATCCACTCCGAAACCATGCCCGCCTACCAGCTGGGCCGCATCGGCGGCGAGGAATTCCTGCTGCTGCTCCCCGGCATCGGCCGCCTGGCCGCGCGCGACACCGCCGAACAGATCCGCCGCAAGGTCGAACGCCGCTGCGGCGAAGTCAAAGGCATGCCCGTCGCCCTGACCCTGAGCATAGGCGTGGTCGAAAGCGGCCCCGACGACAGCGCCGCCAGCCTGATCCAACGCGCCGACGCCGCCATGTACACCGCCAAACACGAAGGCCGCAACCGCGTCGTCCTGCTCGACACCCAACTCACCCCCACCGCCTTGGGGTAG
- a CDS encoding DUF1761 domain-containing protein: MTLPPMEFNWLAVIAAAASAFLLGGIWYGPLFKKAWCREAGMDPDSKPGHPARIFAIAFGCSLLSALIFALMLPTNARAADGFGLGFVVGLFFVAMSFGINYAFAQRSLKLWMIDSGYHILQFIAYGTILAAWR; encoded by the coding sequence ATGACCCTGCCCCCGATGGAATTCAACTGGCTGGCGGTGATCGCCGCCGCCGCGTCCGCGTTCCTGCTGGGCGGGATCTGGTACGGCCCCTTGTTCAAGAAGGCCTGGTGCCGCGAGGCCGGCATGGACCCGGACAGCAAGCCGGGGCACCCGGCGCGCATCTTCGCCATCGCCTTCGGCTGCAGCCTGCTGTCGGCGCTGATCTTCGCGCTGATGCTGCCGACGAACGCGCGCGCGGCCGACGGCTTCGGCCTGGGCTTCGTGGTCGGCCTGTTCTTCGTGGCGATGAGCTTCGGCATCAATTACGCCTTCGCCCAGCGCAGCCTGAAGCTGTGGATGATCGATTCGGGCTACCACATCCTGCAGTTCATCGCCTACGGCACCATCCTGGCCGCGTGGCGCTGA
- a CDS encoding 2-hydroxychromene-2-carboxylate isomerase, translating to MHIDWYFDFISPFSYLQWQKVKPLTRSAHTLRPVPIVFGAVLHALGQKGPAEIPGKREFTYRHVLWQSRQEGVTLRFPPAHPFNPLAALRLCLAAGATPEAVDAVFDWIWGQGRAGDSVEALAPLAAALGVAPEAIGGEAAKAALRANTEAAIAAGVYGVPTLAFDGAMFWGNDAHAFALAALADPGVLEDAEMRRVSTLPVAVQRQA from the coding sequence ATGCATATCGACTGGTACTTCGATTTCATCTCGCCCTTCTCCTATTTGCAGTGGCAGAAGGTGAAGCCGCTGACGCGCAGCGCGCATACGCTGCGGCCGGTGCCGATCGTGTTCGGCGCGGTGCTGCATGCGCTGGGGCAGAAGGGGCCGGCCGAGATACCGGGCAAGCGCGAGTTCACCTACCGCCACGTGCTGTGGCAGTCGCGGCAGGAAGGGGTGACGCTGCGCTTCCCGCCCGCGCACCCGTTCAATCCGCTGGCGGCGCTGCGCCTGTGCCTGGCCGCGGGCGCCACGCCCGAGGCGGTGGACGCGGTGTTCGACTGGATCTGGGGCCAGGGCCGCGCCGGCGACAGCGTGGAAGCGCTGGCGCCGCTGGCGGCGGCCTTGGGCGTGGCGCCCGAGGCGATCGGCGGCGAGGCGGCCAAGGCCGCGCTGCGCGCCAACACCGAGGCGGCGATCGCCGCCGGCGTGTACGGCGTGCCCACCCTGGCCTTCGACGGCGCCATGTTCTGGGGCAACGACGCGCACGCCTTCGCCCTGGCCGCACTGGCCGACCCCGGCGTGCTCGAGGATGCGGAAATGCGCAGAGTCAGCACATTGCCGGTGGCGGTGCAGCGCCAAGCCTGA
- a CDS encoding DegV family protein: MRIGLVVDSACDLPSEYLQAHDIHLLPVTVRIGEAVLTDHRNPEATLHFLQTHLAERGFEAETTPFTVQQVRDLFVSQLAIDYDYVFCMTITKTRSPIYDNANQASFAILNDYKPVRMAAGNNTPFALRVIDSQNLFAAQGILPVEAVRLRDAGEGAPKIRARLENLALHTQGYLIPRDLNYIRARTRVRGDRSVSLLSATLGTMLDIKPVLHCNRGETGPVAKIKGFETAAQKLFEHCGKRVRGGLMTPTMCLSYGGELEEMRALPGYERLRDTCREHNVELFEAVMSLTSMVNIGKGGVAAGFAAEGGSKFED, from the coding sequence ATGCGCATCGGACTCGTGGTCGACTCGGCCTGTGACCTGCCGTCGGAATACCTGCAAGCGCACGATATCCACCTGTTGCCGGTCACGGTCCGCATCGGCGAGGCCGTGCTGACCGACCACCGCAACCCCGAAGCCACCCTGCACTTCCTGCAGACCCACCTGGCCGAACGCGGCTTCGAGGCCGAGACCACGCCGTTCACGGTGCAACAGGTGCGCGACCTGTTCGTGAGCCAGCTGGCGATCGACTACGACTACGTGTTCTGCATGACGATCACCAAGACGCGCAGTCCGATCTACGACAACGCCAACCAGGCCAGCTTCGCGATCCTCAACGACTACAAGCCGGTGCGCATGGCCGCCGGCAACAACACCCCGTTCGCGCTGCGGGTGATCGATTCGCAGAACCTGTTCGCCGCGCAGGGCATCCTGCCGGTGGAGGCCGTGCGCCTGCGCGACGCCGGCGAGGGCGCGCCCAAGATCCGCGCGCGGCTGGAGAACCTGGCGCTGCACACCCAGGGCTATCTGATTCCGCGCGATCTGAACTACATCCGCGCGCGTACCCGGGTGCGCGGCGACCGCAGCGTGAGCCTGCTCAGCGCCACGCTGGGCACCATGCTCGACATCAAGCCGGTGTTGCACTGCAACCGCGGCGAGACCGGGCCGGTGGCCAAGATCAAGGGCTTCGAGACCGCGGCGCAGAAGCTGTTCGAGCATTGCGGCAAGCGCGTGCGCGGCGGGCTGATGACGCCGACGATGTGCCTGAGCTACGGCGGCGAGCTCGAGGAGATGCGCGCCCTGCCCGGCTACGAGCGCCTGCGCGACACCTGCCGCGAGCACAACGTGGAGTTGTTCGAGGCGGTGATGAGCCTGACCAGCATGGTCAACATCGGCAAGGGCGGTGTGGCGGCGGGGTTTGCGGCGGAGGGTGGGAGCAAGTTCGAGGATTGA
- a CDS encoding amidohydrolase family protein, translating to MPNHRLLALALASALAATPALAQNPPAPQPAPPAPQDKDQADKAQLEQDALEPAGNDPARASAQTAKGASKPGDGKDDKKWDVSAAHGPTKSVRFDTDEGTWMDVDVSPDGREIAFSLLGDLYRLPIAGGSAQRVTSGPAWDVQPRWSPDGRELAFTSDRGGGNNLWRIRADGSQPVQVTKEDFRLLNNPAWTPDGQYLVGRKHFTGERSLGAGELWLYHAAGGGGGLQLTKQKNDQQDLGEPAVSPDGRYVYYSEDVSGGPTFQYNKNVHDTVYAIKRLDRQTGKSQTLVATAGGAVRPQPSPDGKSLAFVKRIRDKSVLHVLDLDSGLVRPVWDGLSHDQQEAWAIFGPYANFDWTPDSRAVVIWAQGKLWRVDMASGQARNLPFSAQVEQTVTAPLRFEQTLDEGRFTPKMIRDVATSADGKTLIFHAVGHLWRKRLPDGAPERISRDDSRYEYQPSFSADGRKLLYTTWSDQDLSAIMVADASGGGARKITREPGFYYGARFSPDGRRIVYAKTGGSGLTGSLWSREQGIYVMPADGGAAVRVAESGEAPQFSADGSRVYYLTGGGLKKKLMSVGLHGEEPREVYSLKYVDSVSLSPDGKWIAFTELFNAYVAPLVATGTAVELSKDSKAMPVTQVSADVGSYLHWSADSQSLHWMVGDRYYSRDLRQSFAFLPGAPKELPKPSNDGGIAVGLSVPVNAPADTVAFTHARIVTMRDAERGQEVIEDGTVVVRGDTIVAVGPSASVAVPAGARSIDASGKTIVPGYVDVHAHAAHFGQGVVPQQNWAYYTNLAFGVTTMHDPSATTEFVFSEAELVKAGKMVGPRVFSTGTILYGADGDFKAVVNSLEDARSHLRRMKANGAFSVKSYNQPRREQRQQIDQAARELGMLVVEEGGSTFHHNMTMVLDGVTSIEHNLPVAPLYKDVVELWRQTDVRNTPTLVVSYGGLSGEYWWYARDNVWEDKKLNRYFPRETLDARSIRRETAPDWDYWHIEVAKSAKKLRDAGIKIQVGGHGQLQGLSPNWEIWMLTQGGFSNFEALRAATIDGADLLGLSKQLGSLEVGKQADLVVLNDNPLQNIRATIDTRYVMVDGRLFDVDADMAEIGNQGEKAPNFYWQRHRDGQTFGVEFGPTAICHCPKGHGAHAPHSLLDEAGHED from the coding sequence ATGCCCAACCACCGTCTGCTCGCCCTGGCGCTCGCCAGCGCCCTCGCCGCCACCCCGGCCCTCGCCCAGAACCCGCCCGCGCCGCAGCCGGCACCGCCTGCACCGCAGGACAAGGACCAGGCCGACAAAGCGCAGCTCGAACAGGACGCGCTGGAACCGGCCGGCAACGATCCGGCGCGCGCCTCGGCGCAGACCGCCAAGGGCGCCAGCAAGCCCGGCGACGGCAAGGACGACAAGAAGTGGGACGTGTCGGCCGCGCACGGCCCGACCAAGAGCGTGCGCTTCGACACCGACGAAGGCACCTGGATGGACGTGGACGTGTCGCCCGACGGCCGCGAGATCGCGTTCTCGCTGCTGGGCGACCTGTACCGCCTGCCCATCGCCGGCGGCAGCGCCCAGCGCGTGACCAGCGGCCCGGCCTGGGACGTGCAGCCGCGCTGGTCGCCCGACGGCCGCGAACTGGCCTTCACTTCCGACCGCGGCGGCGGCAACAACCTGTGGCGCATCCGCGCCGACGGCAGCCAGCCGGTGCAGGTGACCAAGGAAGACTTCCGCCTGCTCAACAACCCGGCCTGGACGCCCGACGGCCAGTACCTGGTCGGCCGCAAGCACTTCACCGGCGAGCGTTCGCTCGGCGCCGGCGAGCTGTGGCTGTATCACGCCGCCGGCGGCGGCGGCGGTCTGCAGCTGACCAAGCAGAAGAACGACCAGCAGGACCTGGGCGAACCGGCGGTCTCGCCCGACGGCCGCTACGTCTACTACTCCGAGGACGTGAGCGGCGGCCCGACCTTCCAGTACAACAAGAACGTCCACGACACCGTCTACGCGATCAAGCGCCTGGACCGCCAGACCGGCAAGAGCCAGACCCTGGTGGCCACGGCCGGCGGCGCGGTGCGGCCGCAGCCTTCGCCGGACGGCAAGTCGCTGGCGTTCGTCAAGCGCATCCGCGACAAGAGCGTGCTGCACGTGCTGGACCTGGACAGCGGCCTGGTGCGCCCGGTCTGGGACGGCCTGTCGCACGATCAGCAGGAGGCGTGGGCGATCTTCGGCCCCTACGCCAATTTCGATTGGACGCCGGACTCGCGCGCGGTGGTGATCTGGGCGCAGGGCAAGCTGTGGCGCGTGGACATGGCCAGCGGCCAGGCGCGCAACCTGCCCTTCAGCGCGCAGGTCGAACAGACCGTGACCGCGCCGCTGCGCTTCGAGCAGACGCTGGACGAAGGCCGCTTCACGCCGAAGATGATCCGCGACGTGGCCACCAGCGCCGACGGCAAGACCCTGATCTTCCACGCCGTGGGCCACCTTTGGCGCAAGCGCCTGCCCGACGGCGCGCCCGAGCGCATCAGCCGCGACGACAGCCGCTACGAGTACCAGCCCAGCTTCAGCGCCGACGGCCGCAAGCTGCTGTACACCACCTGGTCCGATCAAGACCTCAGCGCGATCATGGTGGCCGACGCCAGCGGCGGCGGCGCGCGCAAGATCACCCGCGAGCCGGGCTTCTACTACGGCGCGCGCTTCTCGCCCGACGGCCGCCGCATCGTCTACGCCAAGACCGGCGGCAGCGGCCTGACCGGCAGCCTGTGGTCGCGCGAGCAGGGCATCTACGTGATGCCGGCCGACGGCGGCGCGGCGGTGCGCGTGGCCGAGAGCGGCGAGGCGCCGCAGTTCAGCGCCGACGGCAGCCGCGTGTACTACCTCACCGGCGGCGGCCTGAAGAAGAAGCTGATGTCGGTGGGCCTGCACGGCGAGGAGCCGCGCGAGGTCTACAGCCTGAAGTACGTGGACTCGGTGAGCCTGAGCCCCGACGGCAAGTGGATCGCCTTCACCGAACTGTTCAACGCCTACGTCGCGCCGCTGGTGGCCACCGGCACCGCGGTGGAGCTGTCCAAGGACAGCAAGGCCATGCCGGTCACCCAGGTCAGCGCCGACGTGGGCAGCTACCTGCACTGGAGCGCGGATTCGCAATCGCTGCATTGGATGGTGGGCGACCGCTATTACTCGCGCGATCTGCGCCAGAGCTTCGCCTTCCTGCCGGGCGCGCCGAAAGAGTTGCCCAAGCCCAGCAACGACGGCGGCATCGCCGTGGGCCTGAGCGTGCCGGTCAACGCGCCGGCCGATACGGTGGCCTTCACCCACGCGCGCATCGTGACCATGCGCGATGCCGAGCGCGGGCAGGAGGTGATCGAAGACGGTACGGTGGTGGTGCGCGGCGACACCATCGTGGCCGTGGGCCCGTCGGCCTCGGTGGCCGTGCCGGCCGGCGCGCGCAGCATCGACGCCAGCGGCAAGACCATCGTGCCCGGCTACGTGGACGTGCATGCGCATGCCGCGCATTTCGGCCAGGGCGTGGTGCCGCAGCAGAACTGGGCCTACTACACCAACCTGGCCTTCGGCGTGACCACCATGCACGACCCCTCGGCCACCACCGAGTTCGTGTTCTCCGAGGCCGAGCTGGTCAAGGCCGGCAAGATGGTCGGCCCGCGCGTGTTCTCCACCGGCACCATCCTGTACGGCGCCGACGGCGACTTCAAAGCCGTGGTCAATTCTTTGGAAGACGCGCGCAGCCACCTGCGCCGGATGAAGGCCAACGGCGCGTTCTCGGTCAAGAGCTACAACCAGCCGCGCCGCGAGCAGCGCCAGCAGATCGATCAGGCGGCGCGCGAGCTGGGCATGCTGGTGGTGGAGGAAGGCGGTTCCACCTTCCACCACAACATGACCATGGTGCTGGACGGCGTGACCAGCATCGAGCACAACCTGCCGGTGGCGCCGCTGTACAAGGACGTGGTGGAGCTGTGGCGGCAGACCGACGTGCGCAACACGCCGACCCTGGTGGTGAGCTACGGCGGCCTGTCGGGCGAGTACTGGTGGTACGCGCGCGACAACGTGTGGGAAGACAAGAAGCTCAACCGCTACTTCCCGCGCGAGACCCTGGACGCGCGCTCGATCCGCCGCGAGACCGCGCCGGATTGGGATTACTGGCATATCGAGGTGGCCAAGTCGGCCAAGAAGCTGCGCGACGCCGGCATCAAGATCCAGGTGGGCGGCCACGGCCAGTTGCAGGGCCTGTCGCCGAATTGGGAAATCTGGATGCTGACCCAGGGCGGCTTCAGCAACTTCGAGGCGCTGCGCGCGGCGACCATCGACGGCGCCGACCTGCTCGGCCTGTCCAAGCAGCTGGGTTCGCTGGAGGTGGGCAAGCAGGCCGACCTGGTGGTGCTCAACGACAATCCGCTGCAGAACATCCGCGCCACCATCGACACGCGCTACGTGATGGTCGACGGCCGCCTGTTCGACGTGGACGCGGACATGGCCGAGATCGGCAACCAGGGCGAGAAGGCGCCGAACTTCTATTGGCAGCGCCACCGCGACGGCCAGACCTTCGGCGTGGAGTTCGGCCCCACCGCGATCTGCCACTGCCCCAAGGGCCATGGCGCGCATGCGCCGCATAGCCTGCTGGACGAGGCCGGGCACGAGGATTGA
- the fghA gene encoding S-formylglutathione hydrolase: MQRIESHASHGGIQDVWQHESAVLDCTMRLGVYLPPQAQQGRCPVLYWLSGLTCSEQNFITKAGAQRYAAEHGLILVTPDTSPRGADVADAQAYDLGQGAGFYLNATQAPWAAHYRMHDYVAQELPALIEAQFPATDARGISGHSMGGHGALVLALRNPGRYRSVSAFAPIVAPSRVPWGEKAFAAYLGEDRAAWREWDASELVAGASERLPLLVDQGEGDEFLASQLQPERLRAACEAAGHPLRLRMRAGYDHSYYFIASFIGEHVAHHAAALRG; the protein is encoded by the coding sequence ATGCAACGAATCGAATCCCACGCCAGCCACGGCGGCATCCAGGACGTCTGGCAGCACGAATCGGCGGTGCTGGACTGCACGATGCGCCTGGGCGTCTACCTGCCGCCGCAGGCGCAGCAGGGCCGCTGCCCGGTGCTGTACTGGCTGTCGGGCCTGACCTGCAGCGAGCAGAACTTCATCACCAAGGCCGGCGCGCAGCGTTACGCCGCCGAGCACGGGCTAATCCTGGTCACGCCGGACACCAGCCCGCGCGGCGCCGATGTGGCCGATGCGCAGGCTTACGACCTGGGCCAGGGTGCGGGCTTCTACCTCAACGCCACCCAGGCGCCTTGGGCCGCGCACTACCGCATGCACGACTACGTGGCGCAGGAGCTGCCGGCCCTGATCGAAGCGCAGTTCCCAGCGACCGATGCGCGCGGCATCAGCGGCCATTCCATGGGCGGCCACGGCGCGCTGGTGCTGGCGCTGCGCAACCCGGGGCGCTACCGCAGCGTGTCGGCGTTCGCGCCCATCGTCGCGCCCTCGCGCGTGCCGTGGGGCGAGAAGGCGTTCGCTGCGTATCTGGGCGAGGATCGCGCGGCATGGCGCGAATGGGACGCCAGCGAGTTGGTCGCCGGCGCGAGCGAGCGGCTGCCCCTGCTGGTCGATCAAGGCGAAGGCGACGAGTTTCTCGCCAGCCAGCTGCAGCCTGAGCGGCTGCGCGCCGCATGCGAGGCGGCGGGGCATCCGCTGCGGCTACGGATGCGGGCCGGGTACGATCACAGCTACTACTTCATCGCCAGTTTCATCGGCGAGCATGTGGCGCATCATGCGGCGGCGTTGCGAGGGTAG
- a CDS encoding S-(hydroxymethyl)glutathione dehydrogenase/class III alcohol dehydrogenase has protein sequence MKSRAAVAFAAGQPLQVVEIDVEPPRKGEVLVRIHATGVCHTDAFTLSGDDPEGLFPVVLGHEGGGVVVEVGEGVTSVKPGDHVIPLYTAECRQCKFCLSGKTNLCQAVRATQGKGLMPDGSSRFSYQGQPIHHYMGCSTFSEYTVVPEISLAVVNPEAELEKVCLLGCGVTTGIGAVHNTAKVKAGDTVAVFGLGGIGLAVIQGAVQAKAGRIIGIDTNPGKFELAKQMGATDCVNPKDHERPIQDVLVEMTDGGVDFSFECIGNVQVMRAALECCHKGWGESVIIGVAGAGQEISTRPFQLVTGRVWRGSAFGGVKGRTQLPGMVEQAMKGEIDLDPFITHTLPLERINEAFDLMHEGKSIRTVIHY, from the coding sequence ATCAAGAGCCGCGCCGCCGTCGCCTTCGCCGCCGGCCAGCCGTTGCAGGTCGTCGAGATCGACGTCGAGCCGCCGCGCAAGGGAGAGGTGCTGGTGCGCATCCACGCCACCGGCGTCTGCCACACCGACGCGTTCACCCTCAGCGGCGACGACCCGGAAGGCCTGTTCCCGGTGGTGCTGGGCCACGAGGGCGGTGGCGTGGTGGTCGAAGTGGGCGAGGGCGTCACCAGCGTCAAGCCCGGCGACCACGTGATTCCGCTGTACACGGCCGAATGCCGGCAGTGCAAGTTCTGCCTGTCGGGCAAGACCAACCTGTGCCAGGCCGTGCGCGCCACCCAGGGCAAGGGCCTGATGCCCGACGGCAGCAGCCGCTTCAGCTACCAGGGCCAGCCCATCCATCACTACATGGGCTGCAGCACCTTCAGCGAGTACACCGTCGTGCCCGAAATCTCGCTCGCGGTGGTGAATCCCGAAGCCGAACTCGAGAAGGTCTGCCTGCTCGGCTGCGGCGTGACCACCGGCATCGGCGCGGTGCACAACACCGCCAAGGTCAAGGCCGGCGACACCGTCGCGGTGTTCGGCCTGGGCGGCATCGGTCTGGCAGTGATCCAGGGCGCGGTGCAGGCCAAGGCCGGCCGCATCATCGGCATCGACACCAACCCGGGCAAGTTCGAACTGGCCAAACAGATGGGCGCCACCGACTGCGTGAACCCCAAGGACCACGAACGCCCGATCCAGGACGTACTGGTGGAGATGACCGACGGCGGCGTCGACTTCAGCTTCGAATGCATCGGCAACGTGCAGGTCATGCGCGCCGCGCTGGAGTGCTGCCACAAGGGCTGGGGCGAGTCGGTGATCATCGGCGTGGCCGGCGCCGGCCAGGAAATCAGCACCCGCCCGTTCCAGCTGGTCACCGGCCGGGTCTGGCGCGGTTCGGCCTTCGGCGGCGTCAAGGGCCGCACCCAGCTGCCCGGCATGGTCGAGCAGGCGATGAAGGGCGAGATCGACCTGGACCCCTTCATCACCCACACCCTGCCGCTGGAGCGCATCAACGAAGCCTTCGATCTGATGCACGAAGGCAAGTCCATCCGCACCGTGATCCATTACTGA
- the frmR gene encoding formaldehyde-responsive transcriptional repressor FrmR, whose product MPHSPEEKKRVLTRVRRIKGQTEALERALEQGSECAAVLQQIAAIRGAINGLMSEVLESHIREEFGQAVSSPQHRSASIDEVAALVRSYLK is encoded by the coding sequence ATGCCGCACTCCCCGGAAGAAAAAAAACGCGTCCTCACTCGCGTCCGCCGCATCAAGGGCCAGACCGAGGCCCTGGAGCGCGCGCTGGAGCAGGGCAGCGAATGCGCGGCCGTGCTGCAGCAGATCGCCGCCATCCGCGGCGCCATCAACGGGCTGATGTCGGAAGTGTTGGAAAGCCATATCCGCGAGGAATTCGGCCAGGCCGTGTCCTCGCCGCAACACCGCAGCGCCAGCATCGACGAAGTCGCCGCGCTGGTGCGTTCGTACCTCAAATAG